A genomic region of Elaeis guineensis isolate ETL-2024a chromosome 9, EG11, whole genome shotgun sequence contains the following coding sequences:
- the LOC105051313 gene encoding LOW QUALITY PROTEIN: ultraviolet-B receptor UVR8 (The sequence of the model RefSeq protein was modified relative to this genomic sequence to represent the inferred CDS: inserted 1 base in 1 codon), with protein MDTTTSEATPSITFHTIVDQPLSLVSPLQQAFQRVQRHCFGDSTPGEFPLAANPSIVLHVLTACNLDPQDLANLEATCTFFRKPANFAPDFELSISELAALDMCQKRAIFKPMKNEEREYLKQRCGSSWKLVLRYLLAGEACCRREKSQAIAGPGHSIAVTSSGAVYSFGSNSSGQLGLGTLEEEWRPRLIRSLQGIRIIQAAAGAGRTMLISDAGQVYAFGKDSFGEAEYGVQGSKVVTTPQIVESLKGIYIVQAAIGNFFTAVLSREGRVYTFSWGNETKLGHQTEPNDHEPRLLLGPLENIPVVQIAAGYCYLLALACQPSGMSVYSVGCGLGGKLGHGSRTDEKYPKLIEQFQTLNLQPMVVAAGAWHAAVVGRDGRVCTWGWGRYGCLGHGNEECESVPKVVEALSNIKAVHVATGDYTTFVVXETGDVYSFGCGESSSLGHSTGADGQANRHTNVLSPELVTSLKKINERVVQISLTNSIYWNAHTFALTDSGELYAFGAADKGQLGIELVGQQNERGTPERVDIDLS; from the exons ATGGACACCACTACCAGCGAAGCCACTCCTTCAATAACCTTCCACACTATCGTAGACCAGCCACTCTCTCTCGTCTCTCCATTGCAGCAAGCCTTCCAGCGTGTGCAGCGCCACTGCTTTGGTGACTCCACCCCAGGGGAATTCCCCTTGGCGGCAAACCCCTCCATTGTCCTGCATGTCCTCACTGCTTGCAATTTGGATCCTCAGGATCTTGCTAATCTAGAG GCAACATGTACATTTTTCAGGAAGCCTGCCAATTTTGCTCCTGACTTCGAATTGTCTATATCGGAGCTAGCAGCATTGGACATGTGCCAAAAAAGGGCCATCTTTAAGCCTATGAAAAATgaggaaagagaatatcttaagcAACGCTGTGGGAGCTCCTGGAAATTGGTTCTTAGGTACTTATTGGCAGGTGAGGCCTGTTGCCGGAGAGAGAAGTCTCAGGCGATCGCTGGGCCTGGCCACAGCATTGCCGTGACTTCAAGCGGGGCAGTCTACTCCTTTGGATCCAACAGCTCCGGGCAACTTGGCCTTGGCACGTTAGAAGAGGAGTGGAGGCCGCGTCTTATCAG ATCACTGCAAGGCATTCGAATCATACAAGCAGCAGCTGGAGCTGGACGGACAATGCTGATAAGTGATGCTGGACAGGTTTATGCATTTGGCAAAGACTCCTTTGGAGAAGCAGAGTATGGAGTTCAAGGTTCGAAGGTTGTAACAACACCGCAGATAGTAGAATCATTGAAGGGCATATACATTGTTCAAGCGGCTATAGGGAACTTCTTCACTGCGGTCCTATCTCGAGAGGGAAGGGTTTACACGTTCTCTTGGGGTAATGAGACAAAACTAGGTCACCAGACAGAACCAAATGACCATGAGCCCCGTCTTCTCTTAGGCCCTCTTGAGAACATTCCAGTGGTGCAGATTGCTGCTGGCTACTGCTACCTGTTAGCATTGGCATGTCAACCGAGCGGCAT GTCTGTGTACTCCGTTGGCTGTGGTTTAGGAGGGAAGCTTGGGCACGGATCTAGGACTGACGAAAAGTACCCAAAGTTGATCGAGCAATTTCAGACTTTGAACCTGCAACCTATGGTGGTTGCAGCAGGTGCCTGGCATGCTGCTGTTGTGGGACGGGATGGACGGGTATGCACCTGGGGATGGGGACGTTACGGCTGCTTGGGTCATGGGAATGAGGAGTGTGAGTCTGTACCCAAGGTGGTGGAAGCCTTGAGTAACATCAAAGCTGTCCATGTTGCAACCGGCGATTACACCACCTTCGTGG CTGAAACAggggatgtctactcattcgggTGTGGAGAATCCTCGAGTCTGGGACACTCCACTGGTGCTGATGGACAG GCCAACAGACATACAAATGTTCTCAGCCCGGAGTTAGTCACCTCGCTAAAGAAAATCAATGAGAGGGTAGTGCAGATTAGTCTCACAAACTCGATATATTGGAATGCGCATACATTTGCTCTTACAGACTCTGGAGAGCTGTATGCATTTGGAGCTGCGGACAAGGGACAGCTTGGCATTGAACTTGTTGGACAACAGAATGAGAGAGGGACTCCAGAGCGTGTCGACATTGATCTTAGTTAG